The following are from one region of the Terriglobia bacterium genome:
- the tldD gene encoding metalloprotease TldD, with translation MTQNQNLFFQKFGITPNDLQRYLGEALSAGGDYADLYFEYLTSTSISVDESIVKSASQGISAGCGVRVLAGERTGYAYTDDLAPEKILRAARTAALIARGPAKSPIEGFKENLNHQLYPVASPSADADIAAKLELVMRADRAARAYDPRVVQVRAGYFDEMRQILVIGSDGTFATDLQPMARFTVNTIAKSGENSAKGAAGGGGRVGIDFFLTDKTPEHFAKDAARQAIIQLGAVEAPAGEMEVVLGPGWPGILLHEAIGHGLEADFNRKGTSAFSGMVGKRVASDKCTVVDNGTLPSRRGSINVDDEGSPTQNTVLIEKGILKGYLSDKLSAKLMGMPDTGNGRRESYAHIPMPRMTNTYMLAGDDSPEDIIRSVKRGVYAVNFGGGQVDITNGKFVFSASEAYMIENGHVTAPLKNCTLIGNGPDALTKVSMVGNDLELDEGVGTCGKDGQSVPVGVGIPTLKLDSMTVGGTAR, from the coding sequence ATGACACAAAATCAAAATCTTTTCTTTCAGAAATTTGGCATTACTCCAAACGATCTACAGCGCTACCTGGGCGAGGCGCTTTCCGCCGGGGGCGATTATGCCGATTTGTACTTTGAATACCTAACATCCACTTCCATCAGCGTGGATGAGTCGATCGTGAAATCCGCATCGCAGGGGATTTCCGCCGGCTGCGGTGTGCGCGTATTGGCCGGCGAGCGCACGGGCTATGCCTATACAGACGATCTTGCCCCGGAAAAAATTCTGCGCGCGGCACGGACTGCGGCGCTGATTGCGCGCGGACCGGCCAAGAGTCCTATTGAAGGATTTAAGGAGAATTTGAATCACCAGCTATATCCCGTCGCTTCACCTTCTGCCGATGCGGACATTGCAGCGAAGCTGGAGCTGGTGATGCGAGCGGACCGCGCCGCGCGAGCTTATGATCCGCGCGTGGTGCAAGTGCGGGCCGGTTATTTTGATGAGATGCGCCAGATCCTGGTGATTGGCTCAGACGGGACTTTTGCCACTGATCTACAGCCGATGGCGCGGTTCACCGTGAACACGATTGCCAAGTCTGGCGAGAATTCCGCCAAAGGCGCAGCCGGTGGTGGCGGACGTGTAGGCATTGATTTCTTCCTGACCGACAAGACCCCAGAGCACTTTGCGAAGGATGCCGCGCGGCAGGCCATTATTCAGTTGGGCGCGGTTGAAGCTCCTGCGGGTGAGATGGAAGTTGTGCTGGGACCGGGCTGGCCGGGAATCCTGCTGCATGAAGCCATTGGTCACGGACTGGAAGCGGATTTCAATCGCAAAGGGACATCGGCTTTTTCCGGCATGGTGGGCAAGCGAGTTGCGTCAGACAAATGCACAGTCGTCGATAACGGCACGCTGCCTTCGCGACGCGGATCAATCAACGTGGATGATGAGGGGTCGCCGACGCAGAACACCGTGTTGATCGAAAAAGGAATTCTGAAAGGCTACCTGAGCGACAAGCTTTCCGCGAAGCTGATGGGAATGCCAGACACCGGCAATGGACGCCGTGAAAGTTACGCGCATATTCCCATGCCGCGCATGACCAATACTTACATGCTGGCGGGCGATGATTCTCCGGAAGACATTATTCGATCTGTAAAGCGCGGCGTTTACGCGGTGAACTTTGGCGGCGGCCAGGTGGACATTACCAACGGCAAATTTGTCTTTTCCGCGTCTGAAGCTTACATGATTGAGAACGGTCACGTAACCGCGCCGTTGAAAAACTGCACGCTGATTGGCAACGGCCCGGATGCACTGACGAAAGTCTCAATGGTGGGCAACGATCTTGAGCTTGACGAAGGTGTTGGCACTTGCGGCAAGGATGGACAGTCCGTGCCCGTGGGCGTGGGCATCCCCACGCTGAAGCTGGACAGCATGACCGTGGGCGGCACCGCAAGATAA